From a single Poecilia reticulata strain Guanapo linkage group LG2, Guppy_female_1.0+MT, whole genome shotgun sequence genomic region:
- the LOC103475444 gene encoding mitogen-activated protein kinase kinase kinase kinase 4 isoform X9 yields MANDSPAKSLVDIDLASLRDPAGIFELVEVVGNGTYGQVYKGRHVKTGQLAAIKVMDVTEDEEEEIKLEINMLKKYSHHRNIATYYGAFIKKSPPGHDDQLWLVMEFCGAGSITDLVKNTKGNQLKEDWIAYISREILRGLAHLHAHHVIHRDIKGQNVLLTENAEVKLVDFGVSAQLDRTVGRRNTFIGTPYWMAPEVIACDENPDATYDYRSDLWSCGITAIEMAEGAPPLCDMHPMRALFLIPRNPPPRLKSKKWSKKFFSFIESCLVKNYTQRPPTEQLLKHPFIRDQPNERQVRIQLKDHIDRTKKKRGEKDETEYEYSGSEDEEEDPPEQEGEPSSIVNVPGESTLRRDFIRLQQENKERSEALRHQQLLQEQQLREQEEYKRQLLAERQKRIEQQKEQRRRLEEQQRREREMRRQQEREQRRREQEEKRRMEEMDRRRKEEEERRRAEEEKRRNDREQEYIRRQLEEEQRHLEKLQEQLLREQAMLLEFKWRELEEQRKAERLHKRLQQEQAYLLSLQHESKPQPGDKTNPPLDRSKPPQTSTLPPDGAHTPSPKAEGLDGAASESAKAPLVVPGDDAKSQLAEQDGSDESSPPVTETPTDSKAPQAESLEAAAHPPQPIREADERFRKNIQGSPQSAPPSKQPPLPPRSSEPYSNGGSASEASAMHRPMEPQVQWSHLAALKSSNSAAPSPPPPVVSRSQSFSESGGVSSSFAQLHLRSQDPHHHHHPLPVRPDPQPQPPLHHPQAQTRLERQTSGEEVPPKVPVRTTSRSPVLSRRESPLPSQPNQRSVGSNVEQRPLWDRVEKLQSRPGSGSSSGSNASSQASPGDRFRPRCESPASSKSEGSPLQRPENIPKKQEEKNSSRPTRPAGDMDLTALAKELRAVDDVRPPHKVTDYSSSSDDSGTTDEEDEEEVDQEAGEESTSGAEDSRTGRLSNGETDSAKTMLVEDLESEQATTPSKDGTLVIRQSTADTKRLVSLSSSSSSSPGSGPSQGFPEKNGFPGRIHHLPDLIQQSHHSPSSSAAILSSISMSMSPCSSSSSSSSFQSSSSQASPGMCSQIPLDELTAIESQSENNSMSKHKSSSSFTPFIDPRLLQISPSSGSSLNNMAGFGQEGRLADPLRSDPSRKGSVVNVNPVNTRPPSDTPEIRKYKKRFNSEILCAALWGVNLLVGTESGLMLLDRSGQGKVYPLINRRRIQQMDVLEGLNVLVTISGKKNKLRVYYLSWLRNKILHNDPEVEKKQGWVNVGDLEGCVHYKVVKYERIKFLVLALKNSVEVYAWAPKPYHKFMAFKSFGDLVHKPLLVDLTVEEGQRLKVIYGSCSGFHAVDVDSGAVYDIYLPTHIQTNIQCHAIIILPNTDGIELLVCYEDEGVYVNTYGRITKDVVLQWGEMPTSVAYIRSNQIMGWGEKAIEIRSVETGHLDGVFMHKRAQRLKFLCERNDKVFFASVRQGGASQVYFMTLGRSSLMSW; encoded by the exons GGACGACATGTCAAGACTGGACAGCTGGCTGCCATCAAAGTCATGGATGTCACAGAG gatgaagaggaggaaattAAACTGGAGATCAATATGCTTAAGAAGTACTCCCACCACAGAAACATAGCCACCTACTACGGTGCTTTCATTAAGAAGAGTCCCCCGGGACATGACGACCAGCTCTGG ctggTGATGGAGTTTTGTGGTGCTGGTTCGATCACAGACCTGGTGAAGAACACAAAGGGAAACCAGCTGAAGGAAGACTGGATTGCCTATATTTCCAGAGAGATTCTTAGA GGTTTGGCCCACTTACACGCCCACCATGTGATCCACCGTGACATCAAAGGCCAGAACGTCCTGCTGACTGAGAACGCCGAAGTGAAGCTGG TGGATTTCGGTGTGAGCGCCCAGCTGGATCGGACAGTCGGGAGGAGAAACACATTCATCGGGACTCCGTATTGGATGGCCCCGGAGGTCATCGCTTGCGACGAGAACCCAGATGCCACGTATGATTACCGG AGCGATCTGTGGTCCTGCGGCATCACCGCAATCGAGATGGCGGAGGGCGCGCCGc CGCTTTGCGACATGCACCCCATGCGAGCGCTCTTCCTCATCCCAAGAAACCCTCCTCCGAGGCTCAAATCCAAAAAATG GTCCAAGAAGTTTTTCAGCTTCATCGAGAGCTGTCTAGTGAAGAACTACACGCAGCGGCCTCCGACCGAGCAGCTGCTGAAGCATCCCTTCATCCGGGACCAGCCCAACGAGCGGCAGGTCAGGATCCAGCTCAAAGACCACATCGACCGCACcaagaagaagagaggagagaagg ATGAAACCGAATACGAGTACAGCGGcagtgaggatgaggaagaggatcCTCCAGAGCAGGAAGGAGAGCCGAG CTCTATCGTCAACGTGCCGGGAGAGTCGACTCTGCGGCGCGACTTCATCCGCCTGCAGCAGGAGAACAAGGAGCGGTCAGAGGCGCTCCGCCACCAGCAACTCctccaggagcagcagctccgTGAGCAGGAGGAGTACAAGCGCCAACTACTGGCTGAAAGACAGAAACGCATCGAACAACAGAAGGAGCAGAGACGGCGGCTAGAAGAG CAACAGAGACGGGAGCGGGAGATGAGGAGGCAACAGGAGCGTGAGCAGCGCCGGCGGGAGCAGGAGGAAAAGAGGCGAATGGAGGAGATGGATCGCCGGCgtaaagaggaggaagagcgcCGGCGAGccgaggaggagaagaggaggaacgACCGCGAACAG GAGTACATCCGGcgtcagctggaggaggagcagcggcaCCTGGAGAAACTGCAGGAGCAGCTGCTCCGAGAACAGGCCATGCTGCTG GAGTTCAAGTGGCGCGAGCTGGAGGAGCAGCGCAAGGCAGAGCGCCTCCATAAGCGCTTGCAGCAGGAGCAGGCCTACCTGCTGTCGCTGCAGCATGAATCCAAACCGCAGCCTGGCGACAAGACAAATCCCCCACTAGACCGTAGCAAACCCCCGCAGACCTCCACACTGCCCCCCGACGGAGCCCACACCCCGTCCCCTAAAGCCGAGGGCCTTGACGGCGCTGCTTCCGAGTCCGCTAAAGCCCCTCTGGTTGTCCCCGGAGATGACGCTAAGTCCCAGCTAGCAGAGCAAGACGGGAGTGATGAGAGCAGCCCCCCTGTTACTGAAACCCCCACTGACTCTAAAGCCCCCCAGGCAGAAAGTTTGGAGGCTGCCGCTCATCcccctcagccaatcagagag GCTGACGAGCGTTTCCGTAAAAACATTCAGGGCTCCCCTCAGTCCGCCCCTCCTTCCAAGCAGCCCCCTCTGCCTCCCCGCTCCTCTGAACCTTACTCCAACGGCGGCTCGGCTTCGGAGGCCTCCGCCATGCACCGACCCATGGAGCCTCAG GTCCAGTGGTCCCACCTGGCTGCTCTAAAGAGCAGCAACAGTGCGgccccctctcctcctccgccGGTGGTCTCTCGCTCCCAGTCCTTCAGCGAGTCTGGCGGCGTGAGCTCTAGCTTTGCACAGCTTCACCTGCGCTCCCAGGACCcacaccatcaccaccacccaTTGCCTGTACGCCCTGACCCCCAACCCCAACCTCCCCTCCACCACCCCCAGGCCCAGACCCGGCTCGAACGCCAGACCAGCGGCGAGGAGGTTCCTCCCAAG GTACCAGTGAGGACAACATCCAGGTCTCCTGTGTTGTCTCGCAGAGAGTCCCCGCTGCCGTCTCAGCCCAACCAGAGGAGCGTTGGCAG TAATGTGGAGCAGCGCCCCCTGTGGGACAGAGTGGAGAAGCTGCAGTCTCGGCCCGGCAGCGGCAGCTCCTCGGGCTCCAACGCCAGCTCCCAGGCCAGTCCGGGTGACCGCTTCAGGCCACGTTGTGAGTCGCCTG ctTCGTCTAAATCTGAAGGCTCGCCTCTGCAGCGTCCGGAAAACAtcccaaaaaaacaagaagagaaGAACTCCTCCAGGCCCACTCGACCAGCT GGTGACATG GACCTGACCGCTCTGGCCAAGGAGCTGCGTGCGGTGGACGACGTGCGGCCTCCTCACAAGGTGACCGACTACTCCTCATCGAGCGACGACTCCGGCACCACGgacgaggaggacgaggaggaggtgGACCAGGAGGCCGGAGAGGAGTCCACCTCAGGAGCCGAGGACTCCAGGACGGG GAGGCTGAGCAACGGAGAGACAGATTCAGCTAAGACCATGCTGGTGGAAGACCTGGAGAGCGAACAAGCCACCACCCCCTCCAAAGACGGCACCCTGGTCATCAGACAG AGCACAGCTGACACAAAGCGGTTGGTCagtctctcatcttcctcctcttcctcgcccGGCTCTGGCCCCAGTCAGGGCTTCCCGGAGAAAAACGGCTTCCCGGGCCGCATTCACCACCTGCCCGACCTTATCCAGCAGAGCCATCACTCCCCTTCCTCTTCTGCAGCCATCCTTTCCTCCATCTCCATGTCCATGTCTCCCtgctcctcgtcctcctcctcttcctccttccagTCATCCTCTAGCCAGGCCAGTCCTGGAATGTGCTCACAGATTCCCCTGGACGAGCTCACTGCCATCGAG TCCCAGTCAGAGAACAACTCCATGTCCAAACACAAGTCCTCTTCATCGTTCACACCCTTCATTGACCCTCGTCTTCTTCAGATCTCTCCATCCAGCGGCAGCTCCCTTAACAACATGG CTGGATTTGGTCAAGAAGGTCGGCTCGCTGACCCACTGAGGTCTGACCCGTCCCGTAAAGGATCGGTGGTCAACGTCAACCCCGTCAACACGCGCCCACCGAGCGACACTCCAGAGATCCGCAAGTACAAGAAGAGGTTCAACTCTGAGATCCTGTGTGCAGCACTCTGGG GAGTGAACCTGCTGGTCGGGACAGAGAGCGGGCTGATGCTCCTGGACCGAAGCGGTCAGGGGAAAGTCTACCCGCTGATAAACCGGCGTCGCATCCAACAGATGGACGTCTTGGAGGGACTCAACGTTCTGGTCACCATATCGG GTAAAAAGAACAAGCTGCGAGTTTACTACCTGTCGTGGCTCAGGAACAAGATTTTGCACAACGACCCTGAAGTGGAGAAGAAGCAGGGCTGGGTGAACGTGGGCGACCTCGAGGGCTGCGTCCACTACAAAGTCG TGAAATACGAGAGGATTAAGTTTTTGGTGTTGGCCTTGAAGAACTCTGTGGAAGTGTACGCCTGGGCTCCCAAACCCTACCATAAATTCATGGCATTCAAA TCTTTCGGAGACCTCGTGCACAAGCCTCTGCTGGTTGACTTGACCGTGGAGGAGGGccagaggttaaaggtcatctACGGCTCCTGCTCAGGCTTCCATGCCGTCGACGTGGATTCCGGCGCCGTCTACGACATCTACCTGCCCACACAT ATCCAGACCAACATTCAGTGCCACGCCATCATCATCCTCCCCAACACGGACGGCATCGAGCTGCTGGTGTGCTACGAGGACGAGGGCGTCTACGTGAACACCTACGGGCGCATAACCAAGGACGTGGTGCTGCAGTGGGGAGAAATGCCGACGTCAGTGG CCTACATTAGGTCAAACCAGATAATGGGCTGGGGGGAGAAGGCCATCGAGATCCGCTCAGTGGAGACGGGGCACCTGGACGGCGTCTTTATGCACAAAAGAGCCCAGAGACTTAAATTTCTTTGCGAGAGGAATGACAAG gtcttTTTCGCCTCTGTGCGTCAAGGCGGCGCCAGCCAGGTGTACTTTATGACCCTGGGACGCTCCTCCCTTATGAGCTGGTAG
- the LOC103475444 gene encoding traf2 and NCK-interacting protein kinase isoform X1 translates to MANDSPAKSLVDIDLASLRDPAGIFELVEVVGNGTYGQVYKGRHVKTGQLAAIKVMDVTEDEEEEIKLEINMLKKYSHHRNIATYYGAFIKKSPPGHDDQLWLVMEFCGAGSITDLVKNTKGNQLKEDWIAYISREILRGLAHLHAHHVIHRDIKGQNVLLTENAEVKLVDFGVSAQLDRTVGRRNTFIGTPYWMAPEVIACDENPDATYDYRSDLWSCGITAIEMAEGAPPLCDMHPMRALFLIPRNPPPRLKSKKWSKKFFSFIESCLVKNYTQRPPTEQLLKHPFIRDQPNERQVRIQLKDHIDRTKKKRGEKDETEYEYSGSEDEEEDPPEQEGEPSSIVNVPGESTLRRDFIRLQQENKERSEALRHQQLLQEQQLREQEEYKRQLLAERQKRIEQQKEQRRRLEEQQRREREMRRQQEREQRRREQEEKRRMEEMDRRRKEEEERRRAEEEKRRNDREQEYIRRQLEEEQRHLEKLQEQLLREQAMLLADERFRKNIQGSPQSAPPSKQPPLPPRSSEPYSNGGSASEASAMHRPMEPQVQWSHLAALKSSNSAAPSPPPPVVSRSQSFSESGGVSSSFAQLHLRSQDPHHHHHPLPVRPDPQPQPPLHHPQAQTRLERQTSGEEVPPKVPVRTTSRSPVLSRRESPLPSQPNQRSVGSNVEQRPLWDRVEKLQSRPGSGSSSGSNASSQASPGDRFRPRCESPASSKSEGSPLQRPENIPKKQEEKNSSRPTRPAGDMDLTALAKELRAVDDVRPPHKVTDYSSSSDDSGTTDEEDEEEVDQEAGEESTSGAEDSRTGRLSNGETDSAKTMLVEDLESEQATTPSKDGTLVIRQSTADTKRLVSLSSSSSSSPGSGPSQGFPEKNGFPGRIHHLPDLIQQSHHSPSSSAAILSSISMSMSPCSSSSSSSSFQSSSSQASPGMCSQIPLDELTAIESQSENNSMSKHKSSSSFTPFIDPRLLQISPSSGSSLNNMAGFGQEGRLADPLRSDPSRKGSVVNVNPVNTRPPSDTPEIRKYKKRFNSEILCAALWGVNLLVGTESGLMLLDRSGQGKVYPLINRRRIQQMDVLEGLNVLVTISGKKNKLRVYYLSWLRNKILHNDPEVEKKQGWVNVGDLEGCVHYKVVKYERIKFLVLALKNSVEVYAWAPKPYHKFMAFKSFGDLVHKPLLVDLTVEEGQRLKVIYGSCSGFHAVDVDSGAVYDIYLPTHIQTNIQCHAIIILPNTDGIELLVCYEDEGVYVNTYGRITKDVVLQWGEMPTSVAYIRSNQIMGWGEKAIEIRSVETGHLDGVFMHKRAQRLKFLCERNDKVFFASVRQGGASQVYFMTLGRSSLMSW, encoded by the exons GGACGACATGTCAAGACTGGACAGCTGGCTGCCATCAAAGTCATGGATGTCACAGAG gatgaagaggaggaaattAAACTGGAGATCAATATGCTTAAGAAGTACTCCCACCACAGAAACATAGCCACCTACTACGGTGCTTTCATTAAGAAGAGTCCCCCGGGACATGACGACCAGCTCTGG ctggTGATGGAGTTTTGTGGTGCTGGTTCGATCACAGACCTGGTGAAGAACACAAAGGGAAACCAGCTGAAGGAAGACTGGATTGCCTATATTTCCAGAGAGATTCTTAGA GGTTTGGCCCACTTACACGCCCACCATGTGATCCACCGTGACATCAAAGGCCAGAACGTCCTGCTGACTGAGAACGCCGAAGTGAAGCTGG TGGATTTCGGTGTGAGCGCCCAGCTGGATCGGACAGTCGGGAGGAGAAACACATTCATCGGGACTCCGTATTGGATGGCCCCGGAGGTCATCGCTTGCGACGAGAACCCAGATGCCACGTATGATTACCGG AGCGATCTGTGGTCCTGCGGCATCACCGCAATCGAGATGGCGGAGGGCGCGCCGc CGCTTTGCGACATGCACCCCATGCGAGCGCTCTTCCTCATCCCAAGAAACCCTCCTCCGAGGCTCAAATCCAAAAAATG GTCCAAGAAGTTTTTCAGCTTCATCGAGAGCTGTCTAGTGAAGAACTACACGCAGCGGCCTCCGACCGAGCAGCTGCTGAAGCATCCCTTCATCCGGGACCAGCCCAACGAGCGGCAGGTCAGGATCCAGCTCAAAGACCACATCGACCGCACcaagaagaagagaggagagaagg ATGAAACCGAATACGAGTACAGCGGcagtgaggatgaggaagaggatcCTCCAGAGCAGGAAGGAGAGCCGAG CTCTATCGTCAACGTGCCGGGAGAGTCGACTCTGCGGCGCGACTTCATCCGCCTGCAGCAGGAGAACAAGGAGCGGTCAGAGGCGCTCCGCCACCAGCAACTCctccaggagcagcagctccgTGAGCAGGAGGAGTACAAGCGCCAACTACTGGCTGAAAGACAGAAACGCATCGAACAACAGAAGGAGCAGAGACGGCGGCTAGAAGAG CAACAGAGACGGGAGCGGGAGATGAGGAGGCAACAGGAGCGTGAGCAGCGCCGGCGGGAGCAGGAGGAAAAGAGGCGAATGGAGGAGATGGATCGCCGGCgtaaagaggaggaagagcgcCGGCGAGccgaggaggagaagaggaggaacgACCGCGAACAG GAGTACATCCGGcgtcagctggaggaggagcagcggcaCCTGGAGAAACTGCAGGAGCAGCTGCTCCGAGAACAGGCCATGCTGCTG GCTGACGAGCGTTTCCGTAAAAACATTCAGGGCTCCCCTCAGTCCGCCCCTCCTTCCAAGCAGCCCCCTCTGCCTCCCCGCTCCTCTGAACCTTACTCCAACGGCGGCTCGGCTTCGGAGGCCTCCGCCATGCACCGACCCATGGAGCCTCAG GTCCAGTGGTCCCACCTGGCTGCTCTAAAGAGCAGCAACAGTGCGgccccctctcctcctccgccGGTGGTCTCTCGCTCCCAGTCCTTCAGCGAGTCTGGCGGCGTGAGCTCTAGCTTTGCACAGCTTCACCTGCGCTCCCAGGACCcacaccatcaccaccacccaTTGCCTGTACGCCCTGACCCCCAACCCCAACCTCCCCTCCACCACCCCCAGGCCCAGACCCGGCTCGAACGCCAGACCAGCGGCGAGGAGGTTCCTCCCAAG GTACCAGTGAGGACAACATCCAGGTCTCCTGTGTTGTCTCGCAGAGAGTCCCCGCTGCCGTCTCAGCCCAACCAGAGGAGCGTTGGCAG TAATGTGGAGCAGCGCCCCCTGTGGGACAGAGTGGAGAAGCTGCAGTCTCGGCCCGGCAGCGGCAGCTCCTCGGGCTCCAACGCCAGCTCCCAGGCCAGTCCGGGTGACCGCTTCAGGCCACGTTGTGAGTCGCCTG ctTCGTCTAAATCTGAAGGCTCGCCTCTGCAGCGTCCGGAAAACAtcccaaaaaaacaagaagagaaGAACTCCTCCAGGCCCACTCGACCAGCT GGTGACATG GACCTGACCGCTCTGGCCAAGGAGCTGCGTGCGGTGGACGACGTGCGGCCTCCTCACAAGGTGACCGACTACTCCTCATCGAGCGACGACTCCGGCACCACGgacgaggaggacgaggaggaggtgGACCAGGAGGCCGGAGAGGAGTCCACCTCAGGAGCCGAGGACTCCAGGACGGG GAGGCTGAGCAACGGAGAGACAGATTCAGCTAAGACCATGCTGGTGGAAGACCTGGAGAGCGAACAAGCCACCACCCCCTCCAAAGACGGCACCCTGGTCATCAGACAG AGCACAGCTGACACAAAGCGGTTGGTCagtctctcatcttcctcctcttcctcgcccGGCTCTGGCCCCAGTCAGGGCTTCCCGGAGAAAAACGGCTTCCCGGGCCGCATTCACCACCTGCCCGACCTTATCCAGCAGAGCCATCACTCCCCTTCCTCTTCTGCAGCCATCCTTTCCTCCATCTCCATGTCCATGTCTCCCtgctcctcgtcctcctcctcttcctccttccagTCATCCTCTAGCCAGGCCAGTCCTGGAATGTGCTCACAGATTCCCCTGGACGAGCTCACTGCCATCGAG TCCCAGTCAGAGAACAACTCCATGTCCAAACACAAGTCCTCTTCATCGTTCACACCCTTCATTGACCCTCGTCTTCTTCAGATCTCTCCATCCAGCGGCAGCTCCCTTAACAACATGG CTGGATTTGGTCAAGAAGGTCGGCTCGCTGACCCACTGAGGTCTGACCCGTCCCGTAAAGGATCGGTGGTCAACGTCAACCCCGTCAACACGCGCCCACCGAGCGACACTCCAGAGATCCGCAAGTACAAGAAGAGGTTCAACTCTGAGATCCTGTGTGCAGCACTCTGGG GAGTGAACCTGCTGGTCGGGACAGAGAGCGGGCTGATGCTCCTGGACCGAAGCGGTCAGGGGAAAGTCTACCCGCTGATAAACCGGCGTCGCATCCAACAGATGGACGTCTTGGAGGGACTCAACGTTCTGGTCACCATATCGG GTAAAAAGAACAAGCTGCGAGTTTACTACCTGTCGTGGCTCAGGAACAAGATTTTGCACAACGACCCTGAAGTGGAGAAGAAGCAGGGCTGGGTGAACGTGGGCGACCTCGAGGGCTGCGTCCACTACAAAGTCG TGAAATACGAGAGGATTAAGTTTTTGGTGTTGGCCTTGAAGAACTCTGTGGAAGTGTACGCCTGGGCTCCCAAACCCTACCATAAATTCATGGCATTCAAA TCTTTCGGAGACCTCGTGCACAAGCCTCTGCTGGTTGACTTGACCGTGGAGGAGGGccagaggttaaaggtcatctACGGCTCCTGCTCAGGCTTCCATGCCGTCGACGTGGATTCCGGCGCCGTCTACGACATCTACCTGCCCACACAT ATCCAGACCAACATTCAGTGCCACGCCATCATCATCCTCCCCAACACGGACGGCATCGAGCTGCTGGTGTGCTACGAGGACGAGGGCGTCTACGTGAACACCTACGGGCGCATAACCAAGGACGTGGTGCTGCAGTGGGGAGAAATGCCGACGTCAGTGG CCTACATTAGGTCAAACCAGATAATGGGCTGGGGGGAGAAGGCCATCGAGATCCGCTCAGTGGAGACGGGGCACCTGGACGGCGTCTTTATGCACAAAAGAGCCCAGAGACTTAAATTTCTTTGCGAGAGGAATGACAAG gtcttTTTCGCCTCTGTGCGTCAAGGCGGCGCCAGCCAGGTGTACTTTATGACCCTGGGACGCTCCTCCCTTATGAGCTGGTAG